Part of the Fodinicola acaciae genome is shown below.
TCGGCGAGGGAGGCGGCGCTGGGGATGGCATAGCGGCGGACGACGGTGCGCAGGGGGTCGAGGAGGAGGTCGCCGGCCTGGGCGAGTTCGCCGCCGACGACGATGACCTCGGGGTTGAGGAGGTTGGCGAGGTTGGCGGCGGCGACGCCGATGTGGCGGCCCGCGTCGGCGAGTACGCGGACGCAGCCGGGGTCGCCGGCCTGGGCGCGCGCGATCGCCTCCGGCAGGGTCAGCGCGCGACCGTAGGCCTGCTCCAGCAACCGCAACAGGATCGGTACGCCGGCCAGCATCTCCAGGCAGCCGCGGTTGCCGCAGCGGCAGACCGGGCCGTTCTCGTCGATCGTCGTGTGGCCGATCTCGCCGGCGGTGCCGGCCAGGCCGCGAAACAGCTCGCCGGCGATCACCAATCCAGCGCCGATGCCCGTGGAAGCCTTGATATAAGCCGAATCCCGCTTGCCGGCGCTGGCACCCCAGGTCATCTCGCCCAGCGCACCGAGGTTGGAGTCGTTGTCGACCACGACCGGCAGGCCGAGCCGGTCGCGCAGCACGTCCTCGGCGCGTACGCCGACCCAGTTCGGCAGGATCGACGACGAGCCGACCTCGCCGGTACGCACGTCGACCGGCGCCGGCAGGCCGAGCGCGACGGCGGCCAGCCGGTCGCGTCCCGACTCTCGCAGCGCCTCCTCAAGCAGCCGTACGGCCGTGTCGATGCCTTCGACAGCGCTGAGATCCGCGTCCACCTCGACGAACCGCTCGGCCAGCACCGACCCGGACCCGACGACGACGCGGATGTGCCGGTGGTCGAGGTCGATGCCGGCGGCCACCGGACCGCTGCCGAGCCGCACTTCGTGCGCTCGCCGGCCGTTGCTGGTGCCGATGCTGACCTCGACGGACCCGGTCGCGGTGAGCGTGCGTACGATCGCCGACACCGTCGCCGGCGCGAGACCGGTCCGGCGGGCCAGCTCGGCCTGGCTGGCCGGACCGCGGCGCAGCGCGTCGAGCACGCGGCGAGCGTTGGCGGCCCGCAGGGCGGCGGTCGACGCCGGCATCTCGTTCACCTCGTACGCAGCACGACGAAGGTCTCGGCCGCGCGATCGGACCCCAGGATCGCGGCTCGCTCGCGTACGCGCGCCTCCATCGCATCCGGGTCAGGCAGCTGCGACACATGCGACCGCAGCGCGGCGATCTTGGCGTCGAGCGTGTCGGTGATGTCGACGACGAAGTCCGGGTTGGGCGCGTCCATCAGCCACAGCTCGGACACCGTCCACGGCGGCAGGCCGAGCTCCGGATGCGCGAAGGGGTTGCGCGCGTCCGGATAGATCGCCGC
Proteins encoded:
- a CDS encoding ROK family transcriptional regulator; its protein translation is MPASTAALRAANARRVLDALRRGPASQAELARRTGLAPATVSAIVRTLTATGSVEVSIGTSNGRRAHEVRLGSGPVAAGIDLDHRHIRVVVGSGSVLAERFVEVDADLSAVEGIDTAVRLLEEALRESGRDRLAAVALGLPAPVDVRTGEVGSSSILPNWVGVRAEDVLRDRLGLPVVVDNDSNLGALGEMTWGASAGKRDSAYIKASTGIGAGLVIAGELFRGLAGTAGEIGHTTIDENGPVCRCGNRGCLEMLAGVPILLRLLEQAYGRALTLPEAIARAQAGDPGCVRVLADAGRHIGVAAANLANLLNPEVIVVGGELAQAGDLLLDPLRTVVRRYAIPSAASLAEVVTTQLGNRAEALGALALALQHAERLPFEH